A genomic window from Candidatus Cloacimonadota bacterium includes:
- the waaF gene encoding lipopolysaccharide heptosyltransferase II — MKILIIRFSSLGDIILTTPILKMLRRQYPTDTIHFLTKQQFVPILENNPNINLTIPYNKDEETIFVLAKKVREANYDLIIDLQAKLNTFFIKLFNRKSTKLTYKKEHLHRWFLTKKLFASHFEPVDSTVNLYASVLKKLNIELESIQTEIFLTPLNSKITVREESKDTKKIVIAPGAKHFTKQYPPEYYSELITMLKNEFKLDVILIGNKNEITLSQRISNECEHQLIDLTGKTDLQELFDIINQADLFISGDTGPMHIAAALQKPQIAIFGSTHPNLGFSPINENAIIMQRDLECRPCSLHGSAKCPKKHFKCMKDLKPDEIFAQIQTIL, encoded by the coding sequence ATGAAAATACTTATAATTCGTTTTAGTTCGCTTGGTGATATAATTCTAACCACACCAATATTGAAGATGTTGCGGCGACAATATCCGACCGATACAATTCATTTTTTAACGAAACAACAATTTGTTCCTATTCTCGAAAATAATCCTAATATAAACCTAACTATTCCATATAATAAAGATGAAGAGACAATTTTTGTTCTTGCAAAGAAAGTTCGTGAAGCAAATTATGATTTGATAATTGACTTGCAGGCAAAGTTGAACACATTTTTTATAAAATTGTTTAACCGTAAAAGCACAAAACTTACTTATAAAAAAGAGCATCTTCATCGTTGGTTCCTTACAAAAAAACTTTTTGCGAGTCATTTTGAACCCGTTGATTCAACCGTAAATCTATATGCTTCGGTTTTGAAAAAATTAAATATTGAATTGGAATCAATCCAAACTGAAATATTTCTTACTCCACTTAACTCGAAAATCACTGTTCGAGAAGAATCCAAGGATACAAAAAAAATCGTCATTGCTCCCGGAGCAAAACATTTTACAAAACAATATCCACCGGAATATTACTCTGAACTTATCACTATGCTGAAAAATGAATTCAAGTTGGATGTGATCCTGATCGGAAACAAAAACGAAATCACTCTTTCACAACGAATCAGCAACGAATGTGAACACCAACTGATTGACTTAACGGGGAAAACTGATCTGCAAGAATTATTTGATATTATCAATCAAGCAGATTTATTTATCAGCGGAGATACCGGTCCCATGCATATCGCAGCTGCTTTGCAAAAACCACAGATTGCCATATTCGGCTCGACTCATCCCAATCTCGGATTTAGTCCGATCAACGAAAATGCGATAATAATGCAGAGAGATCTTGAATGCCGTCCATGCAGTTTGCATGGCTCCGCAAAATGTCCTAAAAAACATTTTAAATGTATGAAAGATTTGAAACCAGATGAAATATTTGCTCAAATACAAACAATATTATAA
- a CDS encoding cytidine/deoxycytidylate deaminase family protein, which yields MKNARPLWNEYFMKIAQLVSTRSTCLRRKVGAVIVRDNQILATGYNGAPKGVPHCAETGCLREKLHIPSGERHEICRGVHAEQNAIIQAAVNGVSIRNATIYCTHQPCSICAKMIINAEIEAIVIGEEYPDALAREMISNTNIMMVHFDMETKAIKRLI from the coding sequence ATGAAAAACGCACGTCCTCTTTGGAATGAATATTTTATGAAAATCGCCCAACTTGTCTCCACCCGATCCACTTGCTTAAGGAGAAAAGTTGGGGCTGTAATCGTGAGAGACAATCAAATATTAGCAACCGGATATAACGGTGCTCCCAAGGGTGTACCTCATTGTGCCGAAACCGGTTGCCTAAGAGAAAAATTGCATATCCCTTCAGGTGAAAGGCATGAGATCTGCCGCGGTGTTCATGCCGAGCAAAACGCCATTATTCAGGCTGCCGTGAATGGAGTCTCCATAAGAAACGCAACTATTTACTGCACCCACCAGCCTTGTTCCATCTGTGCAAAAATGATAATAAATGCAGAAATAGAAGCGATTGTCATCGGTGAAGAATATCCCGACGCTCTTGCTCGAGAAATGATATCAAACACGAATATCATGATGGTTCATTTCGATATGGAAACAAAGGCAATAAAACGATTGATCTAA